GGTTGGAAGCAATGATATTCCCCGGTCTGTCCGGATCACTGGCGCTGACACCCACCACGGCAATGCCTTGGGGATGGAAAAACGCATCCAGGCTGGAGGCGGGAGGGCGGTCTATTCCCAGGGGGGAGGCGCTTTCTTTTCTGGCAAATAGGGCGTAGCCATCCAGGGCAATCAGCCTGTGGTCGGGGTCAAACACAAAGGGGTTAATCTCAAAGTCTGTGAGGATGAACTCATCATCTCCCTCAAAGAAGGAAGAAAAGGCTGTGGACAGACTGCTGAACTTCATTTTCACATCAATGATCTGCTCCAGGTAGTCCTGTTTGCCATCCTGGAGGTACTTTTTTTGGATCTCTGTGGAAGAGAGAAGGGCTCGGGCCCATTCAGGACTCAGGGGGGGGAGGAGCAGGTTCGGTGCGGAAAAGTGAGCGGCGAAATGCTCTGCATCCGAGCCTCCCTTGCTGAAGGAAATGACAGGGCCGAAGGTTTCGCTTTCCCGAAAACCGATCATCACCTCATTGCCCAGCTCCGGGCTGTATTCAATATATTCTACAAGGAGAACTCCCTCTACGGAGAACCCTAAATCCTGAAAGTTTTTCACCATGGCCTGATAGGAGTAACGGATAAAGTCGGCATCCTTATGAAGGATCTTCACCCCCCCCAGTTTCTCTTTATGCGCGACCCGGGGTGAGACAATTTTCATCACGACTTTGCTGCTGCCAAAGCTTGAGAGGAGACTTCTTGTTATCTCATCTTCCCCCTGGATTAACTGATATCGGGGAATATTGAGTTTCAGGGTTTCCAGGATCTGGTACACCTCGTATTCATACAGTTCATACCGTCCTGCCTGCTCGGCAGTATGCAGAATTCTGTGAACCTCCTGGTGAATCCTCTGCTGTCCGGGGGAGCGGGTATCGTCATTCATTTTGTTTCCCTGCCTTCAGGTTCAGTTTAACAGAAAGAAGAAATGCTGCAAGTAAAAGCAGTCCTGCCGCGGCAAAGGGAAGTCCGGGAGAGCGGGTGTATAACTCTGCGGCAAGACTGCCCGCCGGGACGGCAAAGAGACCGAAGAAAAAGTGCCCCGCCGAGAGCTGTCTGGCCCGGTTTTTATCCTCCAGATGGTCTGCCCAGAGGCTGTCCAGCAAAGGCCGGATCAGGGCCAGGCTGAAGGCGTCCAGAAGGACCGAGGCCCATAGAACGGCAAATCCCAGGCGGGGAGAGGCTATGAGCATTCCCAGAGACAGGCTTCCCAGGAGAAATCCCAGAGATAGGGTCCAGCCCCTCATGCTGGTCTTGATCCGGGGTAGAACCAACAGGAGTATGACCATCATCATAAGAGAGCTGAACATGGGTACCAGGGACAGAGAGGACGACTTCAACCCTGCATTCTTGCTGAGGTAGACAAAATAGAACAGGGGTTTGAAGACCTTGAAAAACTGGTTGATCCCCTGGAGAAGGAAGATGATCCGGCTCTCGGTGGAGGCAAGGAAAAAGCGCAGTGCCTTCAGAAAGCCTTTGAGGGTTTGACCCTTCTGCTGCTCCGGATGTTGTGCCGGTTCATTCCAACCCCAATTCCTCACAATGAACATGATGGCCATGACAATGGCACTCCAGAAATAGAGAAGCCTTGTTCCGTCTATCAGACCCAGTCTGTTGATGAGAAGACCCCCCAGGGGAGCAAAGAAACCGCAGCAGAGGACCATGAAATGAAGACCCGAGTAATTTCTCAGACGCTGAGAGGAATCGGCATCTTCTGTCATCATGCAGGAAAAGGAGACCTGTACCACCTTGTTGAGCCCGTTGAGGAAGGCGGCGATGATAAATCCGGTAAGGCTTTTACTAAAAGACCAGACCAGACAGGCGACAGCCCAGGAGATCATATCGAAGAAGATGGTCGTTCGTTTCCGGCCGAACTTATCTGTGAGGACACCTGAAAAAAGGGAAGAAAGAATCTGAGTGGTCACAAGGAGTGTCTGGGTCAGGCCTATCTGCCTGTCACTCAGACCCAGGGCCTGCATATATAGAGTGGCGTAAACGATGATCATATTGAATGGAATGGCCCAGAAGGGTTCGGTAAACAGAACCACCCGGCCGTTGTGGCTCATTCCTCTCATGAACGGAAGATGTGCCGCTCTTTCTACCAGTCTTTTCATGAAAATCTCCCCACTATGAACCCGAACTGATTCTACCAGTACCATCATAGAATGCATAGCATTTGGTATTTACTTTTCAGTATCATTGGGTTTTATACATAGGAGGCATTTTTGTTGACACAGGCGGAGCAGATCTCCAATATCATAAAGTTCTGAATTAACTTTGGGGAAACAGCAGGTGTCAGAACGGTTTTAACCGGTCCGGCACTTGCATAAAGACGGGTCAGCGAATCTCAATCTCCTGGGCGTATTTATTATTGTGCTTCCAGCTGATGTTGTCACTGTTATTTGATGCTAAGAGAAGTCTGTAGCTCTGCCCTCTGACCAGGGGCTTGTCATATTCATCTCCCGAGTCCAGGGGGATGGAAAAGATGATTTCCGTGTTTGTTTCTGTCTGGGTTCCCGATAAAACCTGGAAATCCTGGGATCCACCCAGTTTCATGTCACTCTTATGGGCAAATCGGCCGCTTCCAAAATGATCTTCAGCCATGGCTATCCCCGTCTTGTCATCCACCCAGAGGATGATGATATTGGCACCCTTCATGATGCTTTCCGCATCGATCCCGAAGGCTATCCAACCTGTGGTTTCCGCTTTGAGGGTGACGATGAGCTTGTCTCCCGATGTTTCCCATTTCAATACAAATCCATCCTTTTCCAGCATCTGCTGAGCCGATGCCATCGAGGCGGACAGGCAGAGTATTGCCATCAGGAATAAAATTTTTTTCATATAATACCTCCATCCGGAGTCAACCGGAATTAATAATCATTTGTCTCAATCATGGGTGATTTAAAAAGATTTTTCCATTAAATCTTCTGGTGTTTTCACCTTTCCGGGTCGAAAATGGGAGTTGTAACCATGGTTTTCTGATTTTGAAACGACAGTGATCCTCTAAAGATCCGGAAGGAAGGTAGGTAGGAATGAATAAAAATCTGGCTGTATTAACAGCTGTAGGACATGACAGAATCGGTATCGTCGATGATCTTACTTCATTGATAGAAGAAAAGGCCGCTAATATACTGGAGAGCAGGATGGCGGTTCTGGGTGGGGAATTCGCGGTCATCATGCTTGTCTCAGGGGAGAAGAGATCCATCAGCGGACTGATCGGCAATCTGGATCATCTGGAAAAGGAAACGGGACTCCATATCGAAATCAAACCGACGAACAGGTCTGATAAAGACACAAACGGTATCCCTTATATCCTTAAATGTATTTCTCTGGACGGCCCCGGTATCATTCATTCTGTCACACGGTTTATCAGGAGTGAGGGTATCAATATTGAGAACCTGGAAACCGAAACGGCTCA
The sequence above is a segment of the Oceanispirochaeta sp. genome. Coding sequences within it:
- a CDS encoding DOMON domain-containing protein, whose product is MKKILFLMAILCLSASMASAQQMLEKDGFVLKWETSGDKLIVTLKAETTGWIAFGIDAESIMKGANIIILWVDDKTGIAMAEDHFGSGRFAHKSDMKLGGSQDFQVLSGTQTETNTEIIFSIPLDSGDEYDKPLVRGQSYRLLLASNNSDNISWKHNNKYAQEIEIR
- a CDS encoding MFS transporter → MKRLVERAAHLPFMRGMSHNGRVVLFTEPFWAIPFNMIIVYATLYMQALGLSDRQIGLTQTLLVTTQILSSLFSGVLTDKFGRKRTTIFFDMISWAVACLVWSFSKSLTGFIIAAFLNGLNKVVQVSFSCMMTEDADSSQRLRNYSGLHFMVLCCGFFAPLGGLLINRLGLIDGTRLLYFWSAIVMAIMFIVRNWGWNEPAQHPEQQKGQTLKGFLKALRFFLASTESRIIFLLQGINQFFKVFKPLFYFVYLSKNAGLKSSSLSLVPMFSSLMMMVILLLVLPRIKTSMRGWTLSLGFLLGSLSLGMLIASPRLGFAVLWASVLLDAFSLALIRPLLDSLWADHLEDKNRARQLSAGHFFFGLFAVPAGSLAAELYTRSPGLPFAAAGLLLLAAFLLSVKLNLKAGKQNE
- a CDS encoding ACT domain-containing protein; this encodes MNKNLAVLTAVGHDRIGIVDDLTSLIEEKAANILESRMAVLGGEFAVIMLVSGEKRSISGLIGNLDHLEKETGLHIEIKPTNRSDKDTNGIPYILKCISLDGPGIIHSVTRFIRSEGINIENLETETAHAPWTGAPLFKMKANVIVPLSVSVQELRKGLSRLEHEKDLDISFKAVTGKV